The following coding sequences are from one Megamonas funiformis window:
- a CDS encoding DUF441 domain-containing protein, protein MSNEYIILLVLLALSYIGHNMSVFYAVGVILILKVFQLDALMQFVETNGLNYGIILLTIAILIPLATGKITIQMMIHSFTSPVGILALLAGVFAAIAGGSGVSLLKDSPDIVSSLIIGTMIGVFFFKGVAVGPLIAAGMTYMVLSLLKVFH, encoded by the coding sequence ATGAGTAATGAATATATTATTCTTTTAGTACTTTTAGCCTTAAGTTATATTGGACATAATATGTCCGTTTTTTATGCTGTTGGTGTAATTTTAATTTTAAAAGTTTTCCAGTTAGATGCTCTAATGCAATTCGTAGAAACAAATGGTTTAAATTATGGAATCATATTACTTACAATTGCCATTTTAATACCTCTAGCTACTGGTAAGATAACAATTCAAATGATGATACATAGTTTTACCTCTCCTGTCGGTATATTGGCCCTATTAGCCGGTGTATTTGCTGCTATTGCTGGTGGCTCTGGTGTCTCTTTATTAAAGGACTCTCCAGATATTGTATCATCTCTTATCATTGGTACAATGATTGGTGTATTTTTCTTTAAAGGAGTTGCTGTTGGACCTTTAATCGCTGCTGGTATGACTTATATGGTTTTAAGTTTATTAAAAGTTTTTCATTAA
- the crcB gene encoding fluoride efflux transporter CrcB has protein sequence MSNLLVVMLGCALGGAMRYLITTYINKLGYFPYGTLAVNLIGCFLIGMIATLLTEKIQGTSPYLSLFLTVGFLGGLTTFSSFTNETLILWRTGDFISVVLNVGLNTFGGLLAVWIGRILIYMAF, from the coding sequence ATGAGTAATTTATTAGTTGTTATGTTAGGTTGTGCTTTGGGTGGTGCTATGCGATATTTAATCACTACATATATAAATAAATTAGGATATTTTCCTTATGGTACCTTAGCTGTAAATTTAATAGGTTGCTTCTTAATTGGCATGATAGCTACATTATTAACAGAAAAAATACAAGGAACATCGCCCTATCTTTCTTTATTTTTGACAGTAGGGTTTTTAGGTGGACTTACTACTTTTTCATCATTTACAAATGAAACTCTAATATTGTGGCGTACGGGAGATTTCATTTCTGTAGTATTAAATGTAGGATTAAATACATTTGGTGGGCTTTTAGCAGTTTGGATAGGTAGAATATTAATCTATATGGCTTTTTAA
- a CDS encoding methionine ABC transporter ATP-binding protein, producing MIKLKNIVKTYDTPNGSVHALKDINLEIKRGEIYGIIGLSGAGKSTLVRCINMLERPTSGNVIVNGKDLTTMTESQLREARKDIGMIFQHFNLLSTSTVYDNIAFPLKLAGKSKEEIKAKVEPLLKLVGLENKAHQYPSQLSGGQKQRVGIARALANDTKVLLCDEATSALDPQTTKAILELIRDINKKLQLTVVVITHEMQVIKDLCDKVAVLDHGVIAENGTVLEIFTNPKEPITKEFMSVLSSNELPAAYRNGKVHKEYIKDATMLLRLTFIGESADNPVIAGLIRKFPELDISILFGDLSQIQMVQFGRMIIGLDGKEDQIKDAIKSLMEQDLKVEVIGYVQRRTHATA from the coding sequence ATGATAAAGTTAAAAAATATTGTAAAGACTTACGATACCCCAAATGGTTCAGTTCATGCGTTAAAAGATATTAATTTAGAAATTAAGCGTGGAGAAATTTATGGGATTATCGGTCTAAGTGGTGCTGGTAAATCTACATTAGTTCGTTGCATAAATATGCTAGAAAGACCGACTTCTGGTAACGTCATCGTCAATGGTAAAGATTTGACAACAATGACAGAATCTCAGCTTCGTGAAGCGAGAAAAGATATCGGCATGATTTTCCAACATTTTAATTTATTGTCTACTTCTACAGTATACGATAATATTGCTTTTCCTTTAAAATTAGCAGGAAAATCTAAAGAAGAAATCAAGGCTAAAGTAGAACCATTATTAAAATTGGTTGGTCTTGAAAATAAAGCTCATCAATATCCATCTCAATTATCAGGTGGTCAAAAGCAGCGTGTAGGTATAGCTAGAGCTTTAGCTAATGATACAAAAGTATTATTATGTGATGAAGCGACATCAGCTCTTGACCCTCAGACAACAAAAGCTATTTTAGAATTAATTAGAGATATAAATAAGAAATTACAATTAACAGTAGTAGTAATTACTCATGAAATGCAAGTTATCAAAGACCTTTGCGATAAAGTTGCTGTATTAGACCATGGTGTAATTGCAGAAAATGGTACAGTATTAGAAATATTTACTAATCCTAAAGAACCTATTACTAAGGAATTTATGAGCGTACTTAGTAGCAATGAACTTCCAGCTGCTTATCGCAATGGCAAAGTGCATAAAGAATATATAAAAGATGCAACTATGTTACTTCGTTTGACTTTTATTGGCGAGTCTGCAGACAATCCAGTAATTGCAGGTCTTATTCGTAAATTCCCTGAATTGGATATAAGTATTTTATTTGGAGATTTATCTCAAATTCAAATGGTACAATTTGGTAGAATGATAATCGGCTTAGATGGAAAAGAAGATCAGATTAAAGATGCGATAAAATCTCTAATGGAACAAGATTTAAAAGTGGAGGTGATAGGATATGTTCAGCGACGCACTCATGCTACTGCCTAA
- a CDS encoding DMT family transporter — protein sequence MSCQLKGTLFIVTGTILWGASGVLSQHLFVDKIISAEWLVTVRLILSGIILLCIDAILNKGDIFSIWRTKDKFPLICFGIFGMLGVQYTYFGTIIHSNAATATILQYLMPIVIVFYLLFTTHRLPSFKELFSIFLAMVGTFFLVTKGNFSTLAISLEALIWGLVCACFAAFYTLQPRTIIKKWRSTLIIGWGMLIGGILMSFYQKPWEFNGIWDLDTALTLSAIIIFGTAIAFCAYLESTKYLSPTKISVFASLEPFSSIILSIIFLNISFGLFELIGAIIIILAVTILSK from the coding sequence ATGTCTTGCCAATTAAAAGGTACACTATTTATAGTTACAGGTACTATACTTTGGGGGGCTTCTGGTGTATTATCCCAACATTTATTTGTTGATAAAATCATCTCTGCCGAGTGGCTTGTTACTGTTCGTCTAATTTTATCTGGTATTATTTTATTATGTATTGATGCCATCTTAAATAAAGGCGATATTTTTTCTATTTGGCGCACTAAAGATAAATTTCCATTAATTTGTTTTGGTATCTTTGGTATGCTAGGTGTTCAATATACATATTTTGGTACAATCATTCACAGTAATGCTGCTACAGCTACTATACTGCAATATTTAATGCCTATTGTAATCGTATTTTACTTATTGTTCACCACTCATCGCTTACCTTCTTTTAAAGAATTATTTTCTATCTTTCTTGCTATGGTCGGAACTTTCTTTTTAGTTACTAAAGGAAATTTTTCCACTCTAGCTATATCTTTAGAGGCTCTTATCTGGGGACTTGTTTGTGCTTGCTTTGCTGCCTTTTATACATTGCAACCTCGAACTATTATCAAAAAATGGCGTTCCACACTAATCATTGGCTGGGGTATGCTAATCGGTGGTATCTTGATGTCCTTTTATCAAAAACCATGGGAATTCAATGGCATATGGGATTTAGATACAGCTCTTACTTTATCTGCTATCATTATTTTTGGTACAGCAATAGCATTTTGTGCTTATCTTGAAAGTACAAAATATCTCTCTCCTACAAAAATTAGCGTTTTTGCTTCTTTAGAACCTTTTTCTTCAATTATTTTATCAATTATCTTCTTAAATATTTCCTTTGGTTTATTTGAATTAATTGGTGCTATCATCATTATTTTAGCTGTAACTATATTATCCAAATAA
- a CDS encoding nitrous oxide-stimulated promoter family protein has product MGIFSRFLPKRKPVEIKNNVPKEKEEIRKTFGVYCHSHHNTSGSKLCPKCTALLTTVMTKISRCPYGITKPICERCDRPCFGTKQTKEFRSIMQSTQKKMFLRHPILAFKHKMKSWGVDYAKHEQEKKQAAKAKARSKK; this is encoded by the coding sequence ATGGGAATTTTTTCAAGATTTTTACCAAAACGTAAACCGGTTGAAATAAAAAACAATGTTCCTAAGGAAAAAGAAGAAATCCGTAAAACATTTGGTGTTTATTGTCACAGCCATCATAATACATCTGGAAGTAAACTTTGTCCAAAATGTACAGCTTTACTCACTACTGTAATGACGAAAATCAGTAGATGTCCATATGGTATTACTAAACCAATTTGCGAACGTTGTGACCGTCCTTGTTTTGGCACTAAACAAACAAAAGAATTTCGCTCTATCATGCAAAGCACTCAGAAAAAAATGTTTTTACGCCATCCAATATTAGCGTTTAAACATAAAATGAAAAGCTGGGGCGTAGATTACGCAAAACATGAACAAGAGAAAAAACAAGCTGCAAAAGCTAAAGCTCGTTCCAAAAAATAA
- a CDS encoding alpha-amylase family protein, whose amino-acid sequence MKSKKNKKNAVNKDVKKAVKVSVVKKEDMFEARLHKHYDELKWLYCELYQQQPNPLNYFDDLIKNLKDFYEQREAYLKELDIAREKNTNWYKGNDFIGMMMYVNNFSGTLKGFEKRIPYLQESNVNYIHLMPLLTSPKDEGDGGYAVADFRNVQEELGTMEDLRKLAKKCHRNKISICLDFVMNHTSNQHEWAKKARAGEQEYQDRYFFFDNYDMPRLFEEKCPQVFPTTAPGNFTYLEDIHKFVMTTFYPYQWDLDYRNPIVFNEMVYNMLYLANQGVDIIRLDAVPYIWKQLGTNCRNLPQVHTLVRMMRMITEIVCPSVLLLGEVVMAPEKVVPYFGTIEKPECHMLYNVTTMATTWHTVATRDVSLLKHQLDILASLPKQYIFQNYLRCHDDIGWGLDYGFLRYQGIEEVAHKKYLNDFFTGKYPNSFSCGELYNDDESLGDARLCGTTASLCGIEYYDKQKDKDGIQSAIDLDLMLHGFLLSLSGIPVIYSGDEIAQYNDWEYKNDKYKQADSRYIHRGAFNWRKAGRRKIDNAIQAKVYQGISKMEKIRLQYDVFSTDANIYTLNTWNKSTVALVRETENEKFIGIYNFSEYEEMAWIDEQDGLYKELLTKQKDFKASGLKLLGHGILWLWRSKKA is encoded by the coding sequence ATGAAGAGCAAGAAAAATAAAAAGAATGCTGTAAATAAAGATGTAAAAAAAGCTGTAAAAGTATCAGTAGTGAAAAAAGAAGATATGTTTGAAGCTAGATTACATAAACATTATGATGAATTAAAATGGCTTTATTGTGAATTGTATCAGCAACAACCAAATCCTTTAAATTATTTTGATGATTTAATTAAAAACTTAAAAGACTTTTATGAGCAAAGGGAAGCTTATTTAAAGGAATTAGATATTGCACGTGAAAAAAATACTAATTGGTATAAAGGCAATGACTTCATCGGCATGATGATGTATGTAAATAATTTCTCTGGCACTTTAAAAGGCTTTGAAAAAAGAATACCTTATTTACAAGAAAGCAATGTAAATTATATCCATTTAATGCCTTTGTTGACATCTCCAAAAGATGAAGGTGATGGCGGTTATGCTGTAGCAGATTTCCGCAATGTTCAAGAAGAATTAGGAACTATGGAAGATTTGCGTAAATTAGCTAAAAAATGTCATCGCAATAAAATAAGTATTTGCTTAGACTTTGTAATGAACCATACTTCTAATCAACATGAATGGGCAAAAAAAGCAAGAGCTGGTGAACAAGAATATCAAGATAGATATTTCTTCTTTGATAATTATGATATGCCAAGATTATTTGAAGAAAAATGCCCACAGGTATTCCCTACAACAGCACCAGGCAATTTCACTTATTTAGAAGATATTCATAAATTTGTAATGACTACTTTCTATCCATATCAATGGGATTTAGATTATCGCAATCCTATAGTTTTCAATGAAATGGTATACAATATGTTATATTTAGCAAATCAAGGTGTAGATATCATTCGCTTAGATGCTGTGCCATATATTTGGAAACAATTAGGTACAAATTGCCGTAATTTACCGCAGGTTCATACTTTAGTACGTATGATGCGTATGATTACAGAAATTGTTTGCCCATCTGTATTGTTATTGGGTGAAGTAGTAATGGCACCTGAAAAAGTAGTTCCATACTTTGGTACAATTGAAAAACCAGAATGTCATATGCTCTATAATGTAACTACTATGGCAACAACATGGCATACAGTAGCTACTAGAGATGTAAGCTTATTAAAACATCAACTTGATATTTTAGCTTCTTTACCAAAACAATATATTTTCCAGAATTATTTACGTTGTCATGATGATATCGGTTGGGGCTTAGATTATGGTTTCTTGAGATATCAGGGAATAGAAGAAGTTGCGCATAAAAAATATTTAAATGACTTCTTCACTGGAAAATATCCAAATTCTTTCAGCTGTGGCGAATTATATAATGATGATGAATCATTAGGTGATGCTCGTCTTTGTGGTACTACAGCTTCTTTATGTGGTATAGAATACTATGATAAACAAAAAGATAAAGATGGTATTCAGTCAGCTATTGATTTAGACTTAATGTTGCATGGCTTCTTATTGAGCTTATCTGGCATACCTGTTATTTATAGCGGTGATGAAATAGCTCAATATAATGATTGGGAATATAAAAACGATAAATATAAACAAGCTGATTCTCGTTATATTCATCGTGGAGCATTTAATTGGCGTAAAGCTGGTCGTCGTAAAATAGATAATGCTATTCAGGCGAAAGTATATCAAGGTATTAGCAAAATGGAAAAAATACGTTTACAATATGATGTATTCTCCACTGATGCCAATATCTATACTTTAAATACATGGAATAAATCCACAGTTGCTTTAGTTCGTGAAACAGAAAATGAAAAATTCATTGGTATTTATAATTTCAGTGAGTATGAAGAAATGGCATGGATTGACGAACAAGATGGCTTATATAAAGAATTATTGACAAAACAGAAAGATTTCAAAGCATCAGGATTAAAATTACTAGGACATGGTATTTTATGGCTCTGGAGAAGTAAAAAAGCATAA
- a CDS encoding MetQ/NlpA family ABC transporter substrate-binding protein has translation MKKLLAVIATALFAVVALAGCGSSTDTASSEKTVLKVGATAVPHAEILEQIKPELAKEGVDLQIIEFNDYVQPNLALNDGELDANFFQHQPYLDEFAAEHSVKLVSAGGVHIEPMGIYSKKVKALDELKDGALVAIPNDPTNGGRALILMAKAGIITLKDNNDIKATVQDVVANPKNIQFQEVEAAQLPRVLDDVDAAVINTNYAMQAGFVPASDALIIEDSTSPYVNIVAVREGDQEKPAIQKLMKALKSEAVKKFIEEKYKGAVVPAFE, from the coding sequence ATGAAAAAATTGCTAGCAGTAATTGCTACTGCACTTTTTGCAGTAGTGGCTTTAGCTGGTTGTGGTTCTAGTACAGATACTGCATCTAGTGAAAAAACTGTGCTAAAAGTAGGAGCAACAGCTGTTCCTCATGCAGAAATCTTAGAACAGATTAAACCAGAGTTAGCAAAAGAAGGTGTTGACTTACAGATTATTGAATTCAATGATTATGTACAACCAAACTTAGCTTTAAATGATGGTGAATTAGATGCAAACTTTTTCCAACATCAGCCTTATTTAGATGAATTCGCAGCAGAACATAGTGTAAAGCTTGTAAGTGCTGGCGGTGTTCATATCGAACCTATGGGAATTTATTCTAAAAAAGTAAAAGCTCTTGATGAATTAAAAGATGGCGCTTTAGTAGCTATTCCTAATGACCCTACAAATGGTGGTCGTGCTTTAATTTTAATGGCAAAAGCTGGTATTATTACTTTAAAAGATAATAACGATATCAAAGCAACTGTACAAGATGTTGTAGCTAATCCCAAAAATATTCAATTCCAAGAAGTTGAAGCAGCTCAGCTTCCACGTGTTTTAGATGATGTAGATGCTGCGGTAATTAATACAAACTATGCAATGCAAGCAGGCTTTGTACCAGCTAGCGATGCTTTGATTATCGAAGATAGTACATCTCCATATGTAAATATTGTAGCTGTTAGAGAAGGAGATCAGGAAAAACCTGCTATCCAAAAATTAATGAAAGCTTTAAAATCTGAAGCAGTTAAAAAATTCATTGAAGAAAAATATAAAGGTGCAGTAGTTCCTGCTTTTGAATAA
- a CDS encoding methionine ABC transporter permease: MFSDALMLLPKALGETVYMVAVSMIVASAIGIPLGVLLLATGKNQVLELGIANKTLSAIVNCVRSIPFIILMVAIIPFTRLIVGSSIGTTAAIVPLIIASIPLIARLVETSLREVPYGLIEAALSMGATPYQIIRRVLLPEAMPSIVAQLTTVIIVLIGESAMAGAVGGGGLGDLAIRYGYQRFNPEVMLATVIVLIVLVQVIQFLGNMLAKKLNKK; the protein is encoded by the coding sequence ATGTTCAGCGACGCACTCATGCTACTGCCTAAGGCATTAGGTGAAACTGTATATATGGTAGCTGTATCTATGATTGTTGCTTCTGCTATTGGTATTCCTCTTGGTGTATTATTATTGGCTACTGGTAAAAATCAAGTTTTAGAATTAGGTATAGCTAATAAAACATTATCAGCTATTGTAAACTGTGTACGTTCTATTCCATTTATTATTTTAATGGTGGCAATTATTCCTTTTACAAGATTGATAGTAGGCTCTTCTATAGGTACTACAGCGGCTATTGTACCGCTTATTATAGCTTCTATACCTCTTATTGCTCGCCTAGTGGAAACTTCACTTCGTGAGGTGCCTTATGGCTTGATAGAGGCTGCTTTATCTATGGGAGCTACTCCTTATCAGATTATTAGACGTGTATTACTTCCAGAAGCTATGCCAAGTATTGTGGCACAGTTGACAACAGTTATTATTGTGTTGATTGGTGAATCTGCTATGGCTGGTGCTGTAGGTGGCGGTGGCTTAGGTGATTTGGCTATTCGCTATGGTTATCAGCGTTTTAATCCAGAAGTAATGTTGGCTACAGTTATTGTACTTATAGTATTAGTTCAAGTAATTCAATTTTTAGGTAATATGTTAGCTAAAAAATTGAATAAAAAATAA
- a CDS encoding flavin reductase family protein yields MEMSALWKLSYGMYAIGTLDGERPTGCIVNTVIQITSDNPVIAISMNKNNYTYDCIKRTGRFSVSILSEKTTQNVIAKLGFSSGRDTDKFDGDIFAWEYMDGLPVVNENSCAHITAEVITMTEMETHYVILARVQDAKVTSDYNPMTYKYYHEVIKGKAPKNAPTYQAPEKITDKETWACQICGYIYEGDLTKEPEDFVCPICKQPKSMFKKQ; encoded by the coding sequence ATGGAAATGTCAGCATTATGGAAATTAAGTTACGGAATGTATGCTATTGGCACATTAGATGGAGAAAGACCGACAGGTTGTATTGTAAATACAGTTATTCAAATCACTAGCGATAATCCAGTGATTGCTATTAGCATGAATAAAAACAACTATACTTATGATTGTATAAAACGCACAGGTAGATTTTCTGTATCTATTTTATCTGAAAAAACAACACAGAATGTAATTGCTAAATTAGGTTTTTCTTCTGGTAGAGATACAGATAAATTTGATGGCGATATTTTTGCTTGGGAATATATGGACGGACTTCCTGTAGTAAATGAAAATAGTTGTGCGCATATAACAGCAGAAGTTATTACAATGACAGAAATGGAAACTCATTATGTGATTTTAGCGCGTGTACAAGATGCGAAAGTAACTTCTGATTACAATCCAATGACTTATAAATATTATCATGAAGTAATCAAAGGTAAAGCTCCTAAAAATGCACCTACTTATCAGGCTCCAGAAAAAATAACAGATAAAGAAACATGGGCTTGCCAAATTTGTGGATATATTTATGAAGGTGATTTAACTAAAGAACCAGAAGATTTTGTTTGCCCAATTTGTAAACAACCAAAATCTATGTTTAAAAAACAATAA
- a CDS encoding amino acid ABC transporter substrate-binding protein, whose amino-acid sequence MKKVLLLCMSMLLGAMLVAGCGSEEKETSSATGGSDKPIVIGLDDSYPPMGFKDENNEIVGFDVDLAKEATKRLNRPVEFKAIDWSSKEAELKSGRVDILWNGLDITEKRKENMLFSDPYMKNRQVIFVPVNSDIKSLDQLKGKVIGTQSGSTAEDFLDNNQDYAAQFAEVKKYGDYIDAFMDLENGRIDAVVTDELIGTYYMQKHADSFKETDIVVGEPTDFGIAFAKDNQALRDEVQKVMNEMKADGTIAKISEKWFGKDITTK is encoded by the coding sequence ATGAAAAAGGTATTATTGCTATGTATGTCTATGCTTTTAGGCGCAATGTTAGTAGCTGGCTGTGGAAGTGAGGAAAAAGAAACATCTTCTGCTACTGGTGGCAGTGATAAACCTATCGTTATTGGTTTAGATGATAGTTATCCACCAATGGGCTTTAAAGATGAAAATAATGAAATTGTTGGTTTTGACGTAGATTTAGCAAAAGAAGCAACAAAAAGACTTAATCGTCCAGTAGAATTCAAAGCAATTGATTGGTCTAGTAAAGAAGCTGAACTTAAAAGCGGTCGTGTAGATATTCTTTGGAACGGTTTAGATATTACTGAAAAACGTAAAGAAAATATGTTATTTAGTGATCCTTACATGAAAAATCGTCAAGTTATCTTCGTTCCAGTTAATTCTGATATAAAATCTCTTGACCAGTTAAAAGGTAAAGTAATCGGTACTCAAAGCGGTAGTACAGCAGAAGATTTCTTAGATAATAACCAAGATTATGCTGCACAATTTGCTGAAGTAAAAAAATATGGTGATTACATTGATGCTTTCATGGATTTAGAAAATGGTAGAATTGATGCAGTAGTAACTGATGAACTCATCGGTACTTATTACATGCAAAAACATGCTGATTCTTTCAAAGAAACTGATATTGTTGTAGGTGAACCTACTGATTTTGGTATTGCATTTGCAAAAGACAACCAAGCTCTTCGTGATGAAGTTCAAAAAGTAATGAATGAAATGAAAGCTGATGGTACAATCGCTAAAATTTCCGAAAAATGGTTTGGTAAAGATATCACTACAAAATAA